From the genome of Anaplasma ovis str. Haibei, one region includes:
- a CDS encoding P44/Msp2 family outer membrane protein, protein MVARSFLWSAVVAGAIAFGSSTVAAELGGNDTDFYLGFGLAPAFGNVADFYAEVPGAADSALPYRKDAAGGGDTSPFDFDWEGAGSKGSKYPIKFQHSSLFGVVGSVGVRHSAGRLEIEAARERFPIMKVSGRTWAKGDSIFLLIDDAVVRFAMGQRDRSDGDNQAVASLRDLSLTSSDFQSLQNALTSAIQTRTGMGALAHTGATWEDAVAAAQIVVKALGGRKLWIKDHDTPERRRMATMLLAAAARVGAEEREIASRAHMIGAALGSIGGYKIEIPAVVANTFGANYCYDVSTMRMGGLSPYGCVSVGMSFLKVAKNSVPKFTYGAKLGVSYELSPQTRVFVDGAYRRVAEYSERCRVSTLSPSSGYSEYTEKENIRARVSFKLHYLALEAGLRFTFA, encoded by the coding sequence GTGGTTGCTAGGTCTTTTCTGTGGAGCGCGGTTGTAGCTGGGGCTATCGCGTTTGGTTCGTCCACTGTTGCAGCAGAGCTTGGTGGTAACGATACCGACTTTTACTTAGGATTCGGGCTCGCCCCGGCATTCGGGAATGTGGCAGATTTCTATGCTGAGGTTCCCGGTGCAGCAGATTCTGCATTACCTTATAGGAAGGATGCTGCTGGCGGCGGGGACACGTCCCCCTTTGACTTTGATTGGGAAGGGGCAGGTAGCAAGGGGAGTAAGTACCCAATAAAATTCCAGCACAGTAGCCTATTTGGAGTTGTTGGAAGTGTAGGGGTGCGCCACTCGGCGGGTAGGCTTGAGATCGAAGCGGCGCGTGAGCGCTTCCCCATAATGAAGGTCAGCGGTAGGACGTGGGCCAAAGGGGACTCAATCTTCCTTCTTATAGATGATGCAGTTGTGCGGTTTGCTATGGGGCAGAGAGATCGCAGCGATGGTGATAATCAGGCCGTAGCGTCGCTACGCGACCTATCCCTCACATCCAGCGATTTTCAGTCACTGCAGAATGCGTTGACCAGTGCTATCCAGACGCGTACGGGGATGGGCGCCCTGGCGCACACAGGGGCAACCTGGGAAGACGCTGTGGCGGCGGCTCAGATTGTTGTGAAGGCGTTGGGGGGGCGCAAGCTTTGGATAAAGGACCATGACACACCAGAAAGAAGGCGCATGGCAACGATGCTACTTGCCGCTGCGGCGAGGGTAGGCGCGGAGGAGCGTGAAATTGCTAGTAGGGCACATATGATTGGGGCTGCCCTTGGTAGCATTGGTGGATATAAAATCGAGATACCTGCAGTTGTGGCCAACACTTTTGGTGCGAACTACTGCTATGATGTTTCCACCATGAGGATGGGGGGTTTGTCCCCTTACGGCTGTGTTAGCGTGGGGATGAGCTTTTTGAAGGTGGCTAAGAACAGTGTTCCCAAGTTTACGTATGGTGCGAAGCTGGGTGTGAGTTACGAGCTTTCTCCCCAAACTAGGGTCTTTGTTGACGGTGCGTACCGAAGGGTTGCGGAGTACAGCGAGCGATGCCGGGTGTCAACGCTGTCTCCTTCGTCAGGGTATAGCGAGTATACTGAGAAGGAAAATATCAGGGCGCGCGTATCTTTTAAGCTGCATTATCTGGCCCTGGAGGCGGGGTTGAGGTTTACATTCGCGTAG
- a CDS encoding P44/Msp2 family outer membrane protein yields MVLARSFLWGTVVAGAIAFGSSTVAAGLGAGDTDFYLGFGLAPSLGSVADFYAEVPGAADSALPYRKDAIGGGDTFPSDFDWSGVGTKGSKYPIKFQRSNLFGVVGSAGVRHSAGRLELEAVRERFPIMKVSGRTWAKGDSIFLLVDDAVVRLVTRQIDSNDPAAIALRKLSSVQWDDINSLKDELSAELGTQTGRGSLVHTGASFVDAHTATRLVAAAAGYRYGGRSIVNTRERQHRAMMLLAAAVKAGVMGKNKIILEALGRVGGYKIEIPAVVADTFGANYCYDVSTVNMGGLSPYGCVGVGMSFLKVAKKGAPKFTYGAKLGVNYELSPRARIFVDGAYRRVIEYNERCRVSTLSPSSGYREYTEQENIKARVSFGLHYLALEVGLRFMLT; encoded by the coding sequence GTGGTTTTAGCTAGGTCTTTTCTGTGGGGCACGGTTGTAGCCGGGGCTATCGCGTTTGGTTCGTCCACTGTTGCAGCGGGGCTTGGTGCTGGTGATACCGACTTTTACTTAGGATTCGGGCTTGCCCCATCACTCGGGAGTGTGGCAGATTTCTATGCTGAGGTTCCCGGTGCAGCGGATTCCGCGTTACCTTATAGGAAGGATGCCATTGGTGGCGGGGACACGTTTCCCTCAGACTTTGATTGGAGTGGTGTGGGTACCAAGGGAAGTAAGTACCCGATAAAATTCCAGCGCAGTAACCTATTCGGAGTTGTTGGAAGTGCAGGGGTGCGCCACTCGGCGGGCAGGCTGGAGCTCGAAGCAGTGCGCGAGCGTTTCCCCATAATGAAGGTTAGTGGTAGAACATGGGCCAAGGGAGACTCAATCTTCCTTCTTGTCGATGATGCAGTTGTTCGGCTTGTGACAAGGCAGATTGACAGCAATGATCCGGCCGCGATAGCCCTTCGGAAGTTGTCTTCTGTTCAGTGGGACGATATTAATAGTCTGAAAGATGAGCTGTCCGCGGAGCTTGGGACGCAAACGGGACGGGGAAGCCTGGTACACACTGGGGCAAGCTTCGTAGATGCGCACACGGCTACCAGGTTGGTGGCTGCTGCGGCTGGCTACAGGTACGGGGGCCGGAGTATTGTCAACACGCGGGAGAGGCAACACAGAGCAATGATGCTGCTTGCTGCGGCAGTTAAGGCTGGTGTTATGGGGAAGAATAAGATTATTCTTGAAGCCCTCGGCAGGGTTGGTGGGTATAAAATCGAGATACCTGCGGTTGTGGCCGACACTTTTGGCGCAAACTACTGCTATGATGTTTCTACTGTGAACATGGGGGGTCTGTCTCCATACGGCTGTGTCGGCGTAGGAATGAGCTTTTTAAAGGTAGCCAAGAAGGGCGCTCCTAAGTTTACGTATGGGGCAAAGCTGGGTGTAAATTACGAGCTTTCTCCCCGGGCTAGAATCTTTGTTGACGGTGCTTACCGCAGGGTCATAGAGTACAACGAGCGGTGTCGCGTATCAACGCTGTCTCCTTCGTCGGGGTATCGTGAATATACTGAGCAAGAAAATATCAAGGCGCGTGTGTCTTTTGGGCTGCATTATCTGGCCCTGGAGGTGGGGTTGAGGTTTATGCTCACGTAG
- a CDS encoding P44/Msp2 family outer membrane protein has translation MLRSLVGVALVVLLPAVLLYGTGSSAVEASGSYVSLGYTPAWGGVRNLYVGIPGETWYVLPYKKDVSGDEILSWSSFDWWGRNGGAPGDEPIKFERISPYGITGAIGYAIGNVRIELGVMGEEFSVAEVSDRHWREGNSLFLLLGRRSADLVRLSRTDAVISDAETHEVLF, from the coding sequence GTGCTCAGGTCTCTCGTAGGTGTCGCTCTGGTGGTGTTACTGCCTGCTGTTTTGCTTTACGGCACTGGTTCTTCTGCTGTTGAGGCTTCTGGTTCTTATGTAAGTCTAGGGTATACACCAGCTTGGGGAGGTGTTAGAAACTTGTACGTTGGTATCCCTGGAGAGACTTGGTATGTTCTTCCCTATAAGAAAGATGTATCAGGTGATGAGATACTATCTTGGTCTAGTTTTGACTGGTGGGGTAGAAACGGAGGTGCTCCTGGTGATGAACCGATAAAGTTTGAACGTATAAGCCCATATGGTATCACTGGGGCTATAGGCTATGCTATAGGCAACGTTAGGATAGAGCTTGGAGTTATGGGAGAGGAGTTTTCTGTTGCTGAAGTTAGTGATAGACACTGGAGGGAAGGAAACTCTCTATTCTTACTACTGGGAAGACGTAGTGCAGACCTTGTTAGACTAAGCCGGACTGATGCTGTTATCAGTGATGCGGAAACACACGAAGTTCTGTTCTAG
- the recF gene encoding DNA replication/repair protein RecF (All proteins in this family for which functions are known are DNA-binding proteins that assist the filamentation of RecA onto DNA for the initiation of recombination or recombinational repair.): MSSNLKSCIQSIKLCNFRNYTRAELESHGHPVVLLGENGSGKTNILESISLLSKGPGLRNVSADCMQNRESSTPWSVHHAVLSGNAQFSVSITKHEGKRRLFIDKKAGLYSTLHNMLCIVWLMPQLDHVLLKAPSERLRFFDRVVHIFDKDYSSHIVRYEKAKRDRRKVLREAPQDVNWLTSLENVMAASGVCIAQTRLNALEILQKTIDVNDIDSPFLKFNIHLDSAVFELLESQEHAVERYMQQLENSRMRDMHGQLTSFGVHNDHFQISNVDKNLAASDCSTGEQKILLLSLLLTAAVAKYRVHNQAPIMLLDDIMSHLDHVHKQELVQTIKDVGCQTWITDVDDRNFEGLEQNFVCFRITDNSISPA, translated from the coding sequence ATGTCCTCCAATCTGAAGTCGTGCATTCAAAGTATTAAGTTGTGCAACTTCCGGAATTACACAAGAGCTGAGCTGGAAAGCCACGGGCACCCGGTTGTGCTGTTGGGAGAAAATGGATCAGGCAAAACTAACATTTTAGAGTCAATATCCTTATTGTCGAAAGGTCCCGGACTGCGTAATGTTAGCGCAGATTGCATGCAAAACCGTGAATCTAGCACTCCTTGGAGTGTGCATCACGCAGTGTTGAGCGGTAACGCACAATTTTCGGTTAGTATCACAAAGCACGAGGGTAAACGCCGCTTGTTTATAGACAAAAAAGCCGGTCTCTATAGTACCCTACACAACATGTTATGCATAGTGTGGCTCATGCCGCAGTTAGATCACGTTTTGCTAAAAGCGCCATCAGAGCGCCTAAGGTTTTTTGACAGGGTAGTACACATATTCGACAAAGACTATTCCTCGCATATAGTCAGGTACGAAAAGGCAAAGCGTGATAGAAGAAAGGTTCTGCGTGAGGCTCCACAGGACGTAAATTGGCTCACCAGTTTAGAAAATGTCATGGCCGCAAGTGGGGTTTGTATAGCTCAGACGCGGCTCAATGCGCTCGAGATTTTACAAAAAACCATAGATGTTAACGACATTGATTCTCCATTTTTGAAGTTCAACATACACCTAGATAGCGCGGTTTTCGAGTTGTTAGAAAGCCAGGAACATGCGGTGGAAAGGTACATGCAGCAGTTGGAGAACAGTAGAATGAGGGACATGCACGGGCAGCTCACCTCGTTTGGCGTCCACAATGATCATTTTCAGATATCAAACGTAGACAAAAACCTCGCAGCAAGCGATTGCTCAACCGGAGAACAAAAAATCCTGCTGCTATCGCTATTGTTGACAGCAGCGGTTGCAAAGTACAGAGTGCACAACCAGGCCCCTATAATGTTGCTCGATGACATAATGTCGCATCTGGACCATGTACATAAGCAGGAGCTTGTGCAGACCATAAAAGATGTAGGATGCCAAACATGGATTACGGACGTTGACGATAGGAATTTTGAAGGGCTAGAACAGAACTTCGTGTGTTTCCGCATCACTGATAACAGCATCAGTCCGGCTTAG
- the argF gene encoding ornithine carbamoyltransferase has protein sequence MGIAGTGVRSFIDISCCSSANIRSILDFGLEIKTAPDKLADALVGKNIAMVFCQPSTRTRVSFEVGINQMGGRAVILRESEMQLHRGEPVRDTAMVLSQYVDLIVLRIVSHATLLEMELHSSVPVVNALTKESHPCQVLADILTYEAIKGHTISGQTVAWVGSDTNVLNSWVQAAAALKFRLVISVPPQCLDNMAQKIAAAQREGADIAYEPEPARAVPDADIVTTDSWHSMGTTEPTNLDALRDYQVNESLMALAKPGHMFLHCMPAYIGQEVSEAVLYGPSSYIAEEAGNKLHIQKAILAWCFGLL, from the coding sequence GTGGGTATTGCGGGCACTGGGGTAAGGTCTTTTATTGACATTAGCTGCTGTAGCAGCGCAAATATACGGTCTATCTTAGATTTTGGGCTGGAAATCAAAACGGCGCCAGATAAGTTGGCTGATGCGCTTGTGGGTAAGAATATTGCCATGGTGTTCTGTCAGCCCTCAACGCGTACCAGGGTTTCCTTTGAGGTCGGCATAAACCAGATGGGTGGCAGGGCAGTAATACTCAGGGAAAGCGAAATGCAGCTACATAGGGGTGAACCGGTACGAGACACCGCAATGGTGCTGTCGCAGTATGTGGACCTTATAGTGTTGCGTATAGTAAGCCATGCTACCCTGTTGGAGATGGAGTTGCACAGCAGCGTGCCGGTGGTCAATGCGCTCACCAAAGAGAGCCACCCGTGCCAGGTACTGGCTGATATCTTAACCTACGAGGCAATAAAGGGGCATACAATCTCTGGACAAACCGTGGCCTGGGTGGGTAGTGACACTAACGTATTGAATTCCTGGGTACAGGCTGCAGCTGCTTTGAAGTTTAGGCTTGTGATATCCGTGCCGCCACAGTGTTTGGACAACATGGCTCAAAAAATTGCTGCAGCGCAGCGAGAGGGCGCAGACATCGCTTATGAGCCGGAACCAGCACGTGCAGTTCCGGATGCAGACATTGTAACTACGGACTCTTGGCATTCAATGGGCACAACGGAGCCCACTAATCTAGACGCGCTGCGTGACTATCAGGTCAATGAATCTCTTATGGCGCTTGCGAAGCCTGGTCATATGTTTTTGCACTGCATGCCAGCATATATTGGACAAGAGGTCAGCGAAGCTGTGCTGTATGGCCCTTCTTCGTACATAGCCGAAGAGGCCGGAAACAAGCTGCACATACAAAAGGCCATCCTGGCCTGGTGTTTTGGGCTGTTATAG
- the polA gene encoding DNA polymerase I: MASFVVVDAYGFLFRAYYALPQLHTSQGAPIGGVYGFINILLKHLLAHDADYIAVVFDTGSKNFRHTLYPQYKMNRPRLPEDLLRQFSPLREAVGALGIASEEVQNFEADDVIATLSTKYASQDVQVRVITADKDLLQLMGEHVQIFDPIKNRYLTDEYVVNKFGVTPDKLLDVLALTGDASDNVPGVPSIGVKTAAKLINQFGSLDNVLSCAEKVEQRKCREMLIQHADQALLSRDLVSLQRAVEFDGDLNKYAKKHPDLERLLAFLEKYELNSLRGKIEQCYQISLASPDGQEASGTPEYTTEDLVAFLSKCENVGLLAFHAKIAGGTINELSVAYDREHALTVCGEEVQNLIDAAQQILASDSVLKIVHDAKLIMRHFPDLGAFDDVMLMSYSLNAGSHDHSLAGMAYRYLHQKFPAKMACTLVQLHDVMRKKLLADRLFTVYYQLERPLVRVLYEMQEVGVEVDTEILKQLSRDFHRSICSLEREIYSLAGCKFNVASARQLGKLLFERMGLSSSSAKKMPSGSYSTNAEVLTELAAEGVEIADKVLKWRHFFRLKNTYVDALLRQVETGTKRVHTNYSMISTATGRISSSNPNLQNIPIRSKEGTEIRKAFVAREGHKLVSADYSQMELKIMAHIAGVRAFRDAFSEGKDIHLVTAQQIFGDGVTDPELRRRAKSINFGIIYGMSPFGLAKNVGITRQEASQYVEQYFRSYPEIKNYMEAIKAYARKYGYTRTAFGRKCYISGINSAQHAVRGFAERAAINAPIQGTAADVVKRAMINLRNKLEVGAIILQVHDELLVEVPESHVDRVAKLMKEVMEGVASFSVPLRVDIGVGSSWGSMEKLESV; this comes from the coding sequence ATGGCAAGCTTTGTAGTTGTAGACGCGTATGGGTTTCTCTTCCGTGCGTATTATGCCCTCCCGCAGTTGCACACCTCTCAGGGTGCGCCAATAGGCGGTGTGTACGGATTTATCAATATTCTCTTGAAACATCTGCTAGCGCACGATGCAGACTATATAGCGGTTGTTTTTGATACGGGATCAAAAAACTTTCGCCACACCCTGTACCCACAATACAAAATGAACCGCCCAAGATTGCCTGAGGATCTGCTCAGACAATTCTCCCCACTGCGCGAAGCAGTGGGTGCACTGGGTATTGCAAGTGAGGAGGTGCAAAATTTTGAGGCGGATGATGTCATAGCCACGCTAAGCACGAAATATGCGTCTCAAGATGTTCAGGTGCGCGTTATCACCGCGGACAAGGATTTACTGCAGCTCATGGGAGAACACGTGCAGATTTTTGATCCAATTAAGAATAGATACCTGACTGATGAATACGTCGTTAACAAATTTGGTGTGACTCCTGACAAGTTATTGGACGTGCTTGCTCTGACTGGGGATGCTTCCGATAACGTTCCAGGCGTGCCAAGCATTGGTGTGAAAACCGCTGCTAAGCTTATCAACCAATTTGGATCCTTAGATAACGTTTTGAGCTGCGCTGAGAAAGTTGAGCAGAGAAAATGTCGAGAAATGCTCATACAGCACGCAGATCAGGCATTACTCTCGCGAGATTTAGTGTCCTTACAACGAGCAGTCGAGTTCGATGGAGACTTGAATAAGTACGCCAAAAAACACCCCGACTTGGAGCGGCTGCTCGCTTTCTTAGAGAAATATGAGCTAAACTCTCTTCGAGGAAAAATCGAGCAGTGTTACCAGATCTCTCTTGCGTCTCCTGATGGGCAGGAAGCGAGTGGAACGCCGGAATATACCACCGAAGACCTAGTGGCATTTTTGAGCAAGTGTGAAAATGTTGGGTTGCTGGCCTTCCATGCAAAAATTGCAGGCGGAACCATTAACGAGTTGTCGGTTGCCTATGATAGGGAACATGCGCTCACTGTATGCGGGGAAGAAGTGCAGAATCTTATTGATGCAGCCCAGCAAATTTTGGCCTCAGATTCTGTGCTTAAAATTGTGCATGATGCAAAACTAATTATGCGGCATTTTCCGGATTTAGGGGCATTCGATGATGTTATGTTGATGTCTTATAGTCTGAATGCCGGAAGCCATGACCACAGTTTGGCGGGTATGGCCTATCGTTACTTACACCAGAAATTTCCAGCCAAGATGGCGTGCACCCTTGTGCAGTTGCATGATGTAATGAGAAAAAAACTGCTTGCAGATAGGCTATTCACTGTTTACTACCAACTTGAAAGACCCCTTGTGCGTGTTCTTTATGAGATGCAAGAAGTTGGCGTTGAGGTTGATACAGAAATCTTGAAGCAGCTCTCGCGCGATTTTCATCGTTCCATATGCTCGCTGGAAAGGGAAATATATAGCCTTGCCGGATGCAAGTTCAACGTTGCATCTGCCAGGCAGCTGGGGAAGCTTTTGTTTGAGCGTATGGGGCTCAGCAGCAGTAGCGCAAAGAAAATGCCATCTGGGTCTTATTCCACAAATGCTGAAGTGCTTACGGAACTTGCTGCAGAAGGGGTAGAGATTGCAGACAAAGTGCTCAAGTGGCGGCATTTTTTCAGGCTCAAAAATACGTATGTTGACGCTTTGCTAAGGCAGGTTGAGACAGGGACCAAGCGGGTGCACACCAACTATTCTATGATTTCTACTGCAACTGGTAGAATAAGCTCGAGTAACCCGAATTTGCAGAATATACCCATCAGAAGCAAAGAAGGCACCGAGATAAGAAAAGCATTTGTGGCGCGTGAGGGCCACAAGCTAGTGTCGGCGGATTATTCTCAAATGGAGCTGAAAATTATGGCTCACATCGCCGGGGTGCGGGCCTTCAGGGATGCTTTTTCCGAGGGAAAAGATATCCACCTGGTGACGGCGCAGCAAATTTTTGGTGATGGAGTAACAGATCCGGAACTCAGGAGAAGAGCAAAATCTATAAATTTTGGAATCATATACGGTATGAGTCCGTTTGGGTTGGCAAAGAACGTCGGCATTACCAGGCAGGAAGCTAGCCAGTATGTGGAACAGTATTTTCGCTCTTATCCCGAGATCAAAAACTATATGGAGGCGATCAAAGCCTATGCAAGGAAGTATGGATATACTAGAACAGCCTTTGGTAGGAAGTGTTACATTTCCGGTATAAACAGTGCACAACACGCAGTCAGAGGTTTTGCAGAGCGTGCTGCAATTAATGCTCCAATACAAGGTACCGCTGCAGATGTTGTTAAAAGAGCGATGATAAATTTGCGGAATAAACTCGAGGTTGGCGCAATAATCCTGCAAGTACACGATGAGCTCCTGGTTGAGGTACCCGAAAGCCATGTGGATAGGGTTGCAAAGTTGATGAAAGAAGTGATGGAGGGTGTCGCAAGTTTTTCCGTGCCACTCAGGGTTGATATCGGGGTTGGTAGCAGTTGGGGTAGCATGGAAAAATTGGAGTCAGTATAG
- the rpe gene encoding ribulose-phosphate 3-epimerase gives MRESRICWFVVLLAKKEDFLKAPDNGGPKATKGVVVSASMLSADFANLSASVGAVEAAGADWLHVDVMDGCFVPSITVGPVVIAGIKKCTRLVLDVHLMVKAPASHLRSVIDAGADIITVHAESDVHLYRFVREVKSHGKKVGVSLVPKTHHSALEYVIHELDLVLVMSVDPGFGGQEFLTSQLRKIEKIRTMVEKYSLQTKISVDGGVTTENVGSIVNAGADVVVVGTSLFKSANMCKVVQTLKSF, from the coding sequence ATGCGCGAGAGCCGTATTTGTTGGTTTGTTGTCTTGTTGGCTAAGAAAGAGGATTTTTTAAAGGCTCCTGACAATGGTGGGCCCAAAGCCACTAAGGGCGTGGTTGTTTCCGCTTCTATGCTATCTGCAGATTTTGCAAACCTGAGCGCGTCAGTTGGTGCAGTAGAGGCTGCCGGGGCTGACTGGCTGCATGTTGACGTCATGGATGGGTGCTTTGTGCCCAGCATAACGGTGGGTCCCGTGGTTATTGCTGGCATTAAAAAGTGTACCCGCTTGGTGTTGGATGTGCACTTAATGGTTAAGGCCCCAGCCTCTCACTTACGGAGCGTAATAGATGCTGGAGCTGATATCATTACTGTGCATGCGGAGTCAGACGTGCATCTTTACAGGTTTGTGAGAGAGGTAAAATCCCACGGGAAAAAAGTTGGGGTTTCTCTGGTACCTAAAACTCACCATAGCGCACTGGAATATGTAATACATGAACTGGATCTTGTGCTTGTGATGTCTGTAGATCCGGGGTTTGGGGGCCAAGAATTTCTTACATCACAGCTGCGCAAGATAGAAAAAATCCGCACAATGGTGGAAAAGTACTCCTTGCAAACCAAAATATCGGTGGATGGGGGCGTCACCACGGAAAATGTCGGATCTATTGTTAATGCGGGTGCTGATGTAGTAGTGGTTGGCACATCACTTTTTAAATCTGCTAACATGTGTAAAGTGGTGCAGACCTTGAAGTCATTTTAG
- a CDS encoding MlaE family ABC transporter permease, with product MNAVATIFAAVGRYFIGLVVPVGRMSIFCVKSVALGILPPYYFLITARQFFEMWFFSLPIVGMTALFTGGALVLQDTLVGGGKVAAHFMAGIVTVAIVRELGPVLIGLIVAGRVGAAVAAEIGTMRITEQIDALDTLEANPFQYLVAPRVIALMIAMPVLIIYTDFLGIFGGYAVGTLGLGYDPNEYIGGVAEFLRLKDVTEGLVKAVSFGFVVSMVGCYSGYYCSGGARGVGAATTNTVVASSMLIVLLNYVITVFYA from the coding sequence TTGAACGCTGTTGCGACAATTTTCGCTGCTGTTGGCAGGTATTTTATAGGGTTAGTTGTGCCAGTGGGCAGGATGTCAATTTTCTGTGTGAAGTCCGTGGCACTTGGCATCCTTCCCCCTTATTACTTCCTGATAACAGCAAGGCAGTTTTTTGAGATGTGGTTCTTTTCTCTTCCCATTGTTGGGATGACCGCGCTGTTTACTGGGGGCGCACTGGTGTTGCAAGATACTCTAGTGGGGGGCGGTAAAGTCGCAGCGCACTTCATGGCTGGTATAGTAACTGTTGCTATAGTGCGGGAACTCGGTCCGGTTTTGATAGGACTGATCGTTGCAGGAAGAGTCGGTGCCGCGGTTGCTGCAGAAATAGGAACGATGCGAATTACAGAACAGATTGATGCTCTAGACACTCTTGAGGCTAATCCCTTCCAGTATCTGGTGGCGCCCCGGGTTATTGCCCTCATGATTGCGATGCCTGTGCTTATCATATACACAGATTTTTTGGGTATATTTGGTGGGTATGCTGTTGGTACGTTGGGGTTGGGTTATGATCCAAATGAGTATATAGGGGGTGTAGCTGAGTTCTTGCGCCTCAAGGATGTGACCGAAGGTTTGGTCAAGGCAGTGTCTTTTGGGTTTGTAGTTTCAATGGTGGGGTGCTATAGCGGGTACTATTGCAGCGGGGGAGCAAGAGGAGTTGGCGCTGCAACTACCAACACAGTTGTTGCATCCTCCATGCTCATTGTACTACTTAACTATGTGATTACGGTTTTTTACGCGTAG
- a CDS encoding ABC transporter ATP-binding protein, with protein MYAVSISDLHMTFRDKKVLQGVNLDIPWGESLVILGESGSGKSVLTKIVLGLITPTSGSVTIDGVDVSHHQQNTKKFSVLFQNCALFDSLTVWENVVFNFRRRLGISTSQAKELAQCGLEMVGLDSSVMDVYPVALSGGMKKRVALARAIIGRPKILILDEPTSGLDPIMSDVVSDIIVQCHAELKLTVITITHDIDSALRIADKIAVLKDGKIIACEGVNDIKNSTDPYVVKFMRLAY; from the coding sequence ATGTATGCTGTATCCATATCTGATTTGCACATGACCTTCCGCGATAAAAAGGTGCTCCAAGGTGTCAACCTAGACATCCCGTGGGGGGAATCCCTGGTAATTTTGGGGGAGTCTGGTAGCGGAAAGTCGGTGCTGACCAAAATAGTGCTGGGGCTCATCACACCGACTTCCGGTAGTGTGACAATAGACGGAGTGGATGTGTCGCATCATCAGCAGAACACGAAGAAGTTTAGCGTCCTATTCCAAAATTGTGCATTGTTTGATAGCCTTACTGTATGGGAAAATGTAGTTTTTAATTTTCGTAGAAGGTTGGGGATTAGTACAAGCCAAGCCAAAGAGCTGGCACAGTGTGGGCTGGAAATGGTAGGTTTGGACTCTAGCGTCATGGATGTCTATCCTGTGGCACTTTCTGGGGGGATGAAAAAGAGGGTTGCGCTCGCTCGTGCGATAATCGGTAGGCCAAAGATCCTAATTTTAGACGAACCGACTTCTGGGCTTGACCCTATAATGTCTGATGTGGTGAGTGATATCATCGTGCAGTGCCACGCAGAGCTCAAGCTTACTGTCATCACGATAACGCACGATATTGATAGCGCCCTCAGGATAGCGGATAAGATTGCGGTACTAAAAGACGGCAAGATTATTGCATGCGAGGGGGTGAATGACATAAAAAACAGCACGGACCCATACGTAGTGAAATTCATGCGGCTTGCCTACTGA